One Chionomys nivalis chromosome 4, mChiNiv1.1, whole genome shotgun sequence genomic region harbors:
- the Ppm1m gene encoding protein phosphatase 1M isoform X2, protein MSAGWFRRRFLPGGPLPEPQPPGPRSSPVPYHRPRFLRGSGSSPGATDSSRRSDSRPVRCPARGRTLPWNAGYAEIINAEKSEFNEDQAACGKLCIQRCEFGIEEEWLTVCPEEFLTGHYWALFDGHGGPAAAILAANTLHSCLRRQLEAVVEGLLAPQPPMHLSGRCVCPSDPQFVEEKGIRAEDLVIGALESAFQECDDVIGRELEASGQVGGCTALVAVSLQGKLYVANAGDSRAILVRRDEIRVLSSEFTPETERQRIQQLAFIYPELLAGEFTRLEFPRRLKGDDLGQKVLFRDHHMNGWSYKQVEKSDLKYPLIHGQGRQARLLGTLAVSRGLGDHQLRVLDTNIQLKPFLLSIPQLALQEEDVVVMATDGLWDVLSNEQVARLVRSFLTGNREDPYRFSELAKVLIHNTQGKDDGATGEGQVSYDDVSVFVIPLHSPGQGSGGH, encoded by the exons ATGTCCGCTGGCTGGTTCCGGCGCCGCTTTCTACCCGGGGGTCCGCTTCCCGAGCCGCAGCCACCGGGGCCGCGCTCCAGTCCGGTACCCTATCACCGGCCCCGCTTCCTGCGTGGCTCGGGCTCCAGCCCCGGCGCCACCGACTCCTCGCGCCGCTCGGACTCCCGGCCCGTGCGTTGCCCGGCGCGAGGCCGTACGCTACCTTGGAACGCAGGCTACGCCGA GATTATCAATGCTGAGAAATCTGAGTTCAATGAGGACCAGGCTGCTTGTGGGAAGCTGTGCATCCAGCGATGTGAGTTTGGGATTGAAGAAGAGTGGCTGACGGTGTGCCCAGAGGAG TTCCTGACAGGTCATTACTGGGCCCTGTTTGATGGGCATGGCGGACCTGCAGCAGCCATTTTGGCTGCTAACACCCTGCATTCCTGCCTGCGCCGGCAGCTGGAGGCTGTGGTAGAAGGCTTGCTGGCCCCCCAGCCCCCCATGCATCTCAGTGGCCGCTGCGTCTGCCCCAGTGACCCCCAGTTTGTGGAGGAAAAGGGCATCCGGGCAGAAGATTTGGTGATTGGGGCCTTGGAGAGCGCCTTCCAGGAATGT GATGATGTGATTGGGAGAGAGCTGGAGGCCTCAGGCCAGGTGGGTGGCTGTACAGCCCTGGTGGCTGTGTCCCTGCAGGGGAAGCTGTATGTGGCCAATGCTGGGGATAGCAG AGCCATCTTGGTGCGGAGAGATGAGATACGGGTGCTGAGTTCCGAGTTCACCCCAGAAACCGAACGGCAGCGAATCCAGCAGCTG GCCTTCATCTACCCTGAGCTTCTGGCTGGTGAGTTCACCCGACTGGAGTTTCCACGGAGGCTGAAGGGGGATGACTTAGGGCAGAAGGTTTTGTTCCGGGATCATCACATGAACGGCTG GAGCTACAAACAGGTGGAAAAGTCTGACCTCAAGTATCCACTGATTCACGGACAGGGTAGGCAG GCTCGATTACTAGGAACACTGGCTGTCTCTCGAGGCCTGGGAGACCATCAACTCAGAGTCCTGGACACCAACATCCAGCTCAAGCCCTTCCTGCTCTCCATCCCACAG CTGGCATTGCAAGAGGAGGATGTGGTTGTCATGGCAACTGATGGGCTCTGGGATGTCCTGTCCAACGAGCAGGTGGCACGGCTTGTGCGGAGCTTCCTCACTGGGAACCGAGAGGACCCATATAG GTTCTCAGAGTTGGCCAAAGTGCTGATACACAACACACAGGGGAAGGATGATGGTGCTACTGGAGAAGGGCAGGTGTCCTACGATGACGTCTCTGTGTTCGTGATTCCTTTGCACAGCCCAGGCCAAGGGAGTGGTGGCCACTGA
- the LOC130872467 gene encoding twinfilin-2 isoform X2: MAHQTGIHATEELKEFFAKARAGSVRLIKVIIEDEQLVLGASQEPVGRWDQDYDRAVLPLLDAQEPCYLLFRLDSQNAQGFEWLFLAWSPDNSPVRLKMLYAATRATVKKEFGGGHIKDELFGTVKDDLSLAGYQKHLSSCAAPAPLTSAERELQQIRINEVKTEISVESKHQTLQGLAFPLQPEAQRALQQLKQKTVNYIQLKLDLERETIELVHTEPTSVAQLPSRVPRDAARYHFFLYKHTHEGDSLESVVFIYSMPGYKCSIKERMLYSSCKSRLLDSVEQDFQLEIAKKIEIGDGAELTAEFLYDEVHPKQHAFKQAFAKPKGPGGKRGHKRLIRGPGENGDDS, translated from the exons ATGGCGCACCAGACTGGCATCCATG CCACTGAAGAGCTAAAGGAATTCTTTGCCAAGGCCCGGGCTGGCTCCGTCCGACTCATCAAAGTCATCATTGAGGACG AGCAGCTCGTGCTGGGTGCCTCGCAGGAGCCAGTGGGACGCTGGGACCAAGACTACGACAGGGCTGTGCTGCCGCTGCTAGATGCCCAGGAGCCCTGCTACCTCCTCTTCCGCCTTGACTCTCAGAATGCCCAGGGTTTCGAGTGGCTCTTCCTGGCCTGGTCACCTGATAATTCTCCA GTGCGGCTGAAGATGTTATATGCAGCCACGCGAGCCACAGTGAAGAAGGAGTTTGGAGGCGGCCACATCAAGGATGAGCTCTTCGGGACAGTAAAG GACGACCTCTCCTTGGCTGGGTACCAGAAGCACCTGTCATCCTGTGCCGCACCTGCCCCACTGACGTCGGCTGAGAGAGAGCTCCAGCAGATCCGCATCAACGAA gtgaaaactgagatcagtgtggaaAGCAAGCACCAGACCCTGCAGGGCCTTGCCTTCCCCCTGCAGCCTGAGGCCCAGCGGGCACTCCAGCAACTCAAGCAGAAGACAGTCAACTATATCCAGCTG AAGCTGGACCTGGAACGGGAGACGATCGAGCTGGTACACACAGAGCCCACAAGTGTGGCCCAGCTGCCCTCCCGGGTTCCCCGAGATGCTGCCCGCTACCACTTCTTCCTGTACAAGCATACCCATGAGGGTGACTCCCTTGAATCTGTGG TGTTCATCTACTCCATGCCGGGATACAAGTGCAGCATTAAGGAGCGCATGCTCTACTCCAGCTGCAAGAGCCGCCTCCTCGACTCTGTAGAGCAAGACTTCCAGCTGGAGATAGCTAAGAAG ATCGAGATTGGTGATGGGGCAGAGCTGACAGCCGAGTTCCTCTACGACGAGGTGCACCCCAAGCAGCATGCCTTCAAGCAGGCCTTCGCCAAGCCCAAGGGCCCTGGGGGCAAGCGGGGTCATAAGCGCCTCATCCGGGGCCCTGGCGAGAATGGAGATGACAGCTAG
- the Ppm1m gene encoding protein phosphatase 1M isoform X1: MSAGWFRRRFLPGGPLPEPQPPGPRSSPVPYHRPRFLRGSGSSPGATDSSRRSDSRPVRCPARGRTLPWNAGYAEIINAEKSEFNEDQAACGKLCIQRCEFGIEEEWLTVCPEEFLTGHYWALFDGHGGPAAAILAANTLHSCLRRQLEAVVEGLLAPQPPMHLSGRCVCPSDPQFVEEKGIRAEDLVIGALESAFQECDDVIGRELEASGQVGGCTALVAVSLQGKLYVANAGDSRAILVRRDEIRVLSSEFTPETERQRIQQLAFIYPELLAGEFTRLEFPRRLKGDDLGQKVLFRDHHMNGWSYKQVEKSDLKYPLIHGQGRQARLLGTLAVSRGLGDHQLRVLDTNIQLKPFLLSIPQVTVLDVDQLALQEEDVVVMATDGLWDVLSNEQVARLVRSFLTGNREDPYRFSELAKVLIHNTQGKDDGATGEGQVSYDDVSVFVIPLHSPGQGSGGH, encoded by the exons ATGTCCGCTGGCTGGTTCCGGCGCCGCTTTCTACCCGGGGGTCCGCTTCCCGAGCCGCAGCCACCGGGGCCGCGCTCCAGTCCGGTACCCTATCACCGGCCCCGCTTCCTGCGTGGCTCGGGCTCCAGCCCCGGCGCCACCGACTCCTCGCGCCGCTCGGACTCCCGGCCCGTGCGTTGCCCGGCGCGAGGCCGTACGCTACCTTGGAACGCAGGCTACGCCGA GATTATCAATGCTGAGAAATCTGAGTTCAATGAGGACCAGGCTGCTTGTGGGAAGCTGTGCATCCAGCGATGTGAGTTTGGGATTGAAGAAGAGTGGCTGACGGTGTGCCCAGAGGAG TTCCTGACAGGTCATTACTGGGCCCTGTTTGATGGGCATGGCGGACCTGCAGCAGCCATTTTGGCTGCTAACACCCTGCATTCCTGCCTGCGCCGGCAGCTGGAGGCTGTGGTAGAAGGCTTGCTGGCCCCCCAGCCCCCCATGCATCTCAGTGGCCGCTGCGTCTGCCCCAGTGACCCCCAGTTTGTGGAGGAAAAGGGCATCCGGGCAGAAGATTTGGTGATTGGGGCCTTGGAGAGCGCCTTCCAGGAATGT GATGATGTGATTGGGAGAGAGCTGGAGGCCTCAGGCCAGGTGGGTGGCTGTACAGCCCTGGTGGCTGTGTCCCTGCAGGGGAAGCTGTATGTGGCCAATGCTGGGGATAGCAG AGCCATCTTGGTGCGGAGAGATGAGATACGGGTGCTGAGTTCCGAGTTCACCCCAGAAACCGAACGGCAGCGAATCCAGCAGCTG GCCTTCATCTACCCTGAGCTTCTGGCTGGTGAGTTCACCCGACTGGAGTTTCCACGGAGGCTGAAGGGGGATGACTTAGGGCAGAAGGTTTTGTTCCGGGATCATCACATGAACGGCTG GAGCTACAAACAGGTGGAAAAGTCTGACCTCAAGTATCCACTGATTCACGGACAGGGTAGGCAG GCTCGATTACTAGGAACACTGGCTGTCTCTCGAGGCCTGGGAGACCATCAACTCAGAGTCCTGGACACCAACATCCAGCTCAAGCCCTTCCTGCTCTCCATCCCACAG GTGACTGTGTTGGATGTGGACCAGCTGGCATTGCAAGAGGAGGATGTGGTTGTCATGGCAACTGATGGGCTCTGGGATGTCCTGTCCAACGAGCAGGTGGCACGGCTTGTGCGGAGCTTCCTCACTGGGAACCGAGAGGACCCATATAG GTTCTCAGAGTTGGCCAAAGTGCTGATACACAACACACAGGGGAAGGATGATGGTGCTACTGGAGAAGGGCAGGTGTCCTACGATGACGTCTCTGTGTTCGTGATTCCTTTGCACAGCCCAGGCCAAGGGAGTGGTGGCCACTGA